A section of the Virgibacillus sp. NKC19-3 genome encodes:
- a CDS encoding ABC transporter permease encodes MIDIFLLQWQRLRRRPFMVLAMIAMTVVFIMFIGGSNTGENQSSIPVYVTEEVDTPTQEALMEELQTLEGFRFYLDEWSNMKEEVALGDVVFGVELAAEHYTFLISTENEYQSLVDNHLRTIYQEKLLVDQLTNEVDREALAAELENPPIEVNSETEGIQGSSLNDQLHVLFGMTLFFAIYTIVFSLGEVAEEKQRGSWDRLILSPVRKWQLYVGHVSYAFVIGYLQICFVFLMFAFVFDIMIGASWPAVLLIAACYTLAIVSLGMLLIGLVQKASQLNAVIPLVAVSMAMLGGAYWPLEVVSNNIVRMVAELIPVKHAMEALKDVTMYGESLLDVTQPLAILLLMSVLFMGVGINLMERR; translated from the coding sequence ATGATAGATATCTTTTTATTACAGTGGCAGCGTTTAAGGCGGCGACCTTTTATGGTGCTTGCGATGATTGCGATGACGGTTGTCTTCATCATGTTTATCGGGGGTTCGAATACAGGGGAGAACCAATCATCTATTCCCGTTTATGTTACCGAAGAGGTGGATACTCCTACGCAAGAGGCATTAATGGAGGAATTGCAGACGCTGGAAGGATTTCGTTTTTATCTAGATGAATGGAGCAATATGAAAGAAGAGGTGGCCCTGGGTGATGTGGTCTTTGGCGTAGAATTGGCAGCGGAGCACTATACCTTTTTAATTAGTACGGAAAATGAATATCAAAGCTTGGTAGACAATCATTTGCGCACGATTTATCAAGAGAAATTACTGGTAGACCAGCTGACAAATGAAGTAGATAGAGAGGCGTTAGCTGCTGAATTGGAAAACCCGCCAATTGAAGTGAACAGTGAGACAGAAGGCATCCAAGGCTCGTCCTTAAATGATCAGCTGCACGTGTTGTTTGGGATGACCCTTTTCTTTGCTATTTATACGATTGTCTTTAGCCTAGGGGAAGTAGCAGAGGAAAAACAGCGTGGCAGTTGGGATCGGCTGATTCTATCTCCTGTGCGCAAATGGCAGTTATATGTAGGTCACGTAAGCTATGCGTTCGTGATTGGTTACCTGCAAATCTGTTTCGTGTTTCTGATGTTTGCATTCGTCTTTGACATAATGATTGGTGCGTCTTGGCCTGCAGTGCTGTTGATTGCGGCTTGTTATACCCTTGCGATTGTGTCCTTGGGCATGTTGCTGATCGGTCTTGTGCAAAAAGCCTCGCAGTTGAATGCGGTGATTCCCCTTGTAGCCGTTAGTATGGCAATGCTGGGAGGAGCTTATTGGCCGTTGGAAGTAGTAAGCAATAACATTGTACGGATGGTTGCGGAGTTGATACCTGTTAAGCATGCGATGGAGGCGCTCAAGGATGTCACGATGTATGGAGAAAGCTTGTTGGATGTCACTCAGCCCTTGGCGATTTTATTGCTGATGAGCGTCTTATTTATGGGGGTTGGGATTAATTTGATGGAGAGAAGGTAA
- the queG gene encoding tRNA epoxyqueuosine(34) reductase QueG has translation MQTEQLKAEIIAYSKEIGIDKIGFASADVFSELRERLRRQQELNYQSGFEKGTLEERTEPDRLLPEAQSILSIAIAYPSRMKDAPKSTKEERRGLFARASWGIDYHKVLRDRLEKLEAFIKEKIPDARNKVMVDTGELSDRAVAERAGIGFSGKNTSIITPEFGSYVYLGEMITNIPFIPDEPVDDSCGTCTKCIDACPTGAIVEGGQLNAQRCIAFLTQTKDYLPDEFRSKIGNRVYGCDTCQLVCPKNKSIDFHIHPELEPEHDVAKPKLKPMLQISNRAFKETFGHIAGSWRGKKPLQRNALIALGHYKDKTAADEMIAVMNNDPRPVIRGTAAWALGKIGTSEEAIHVAMENEQDEQVLYEMEKGLEFQKESQ, from the coding sequence ATGCAGACAGAGCAACTCAAGGCGGAAATTATCGCCTACAGCAAAGAAATCGGTATCGATAAAATCGGATTTGCCTCTGCAGATGTATTCAGTGAATTAAGAGAACGCCTGAGACGACAGCAGGAATTAAACTATCAATCAGGCTTTGAAAAAGGAACATTAGAAGAGCGTACGGAACCAGATCGTCTGCTTCCCGAGGCACAGTCAATCCTTTCGATTGCGATTGCGTATCCATCTCGGATGAAAGACGCACCAAAAAGTACGAAAGAAGAACGTCGAGGGTTATTCGCCCGAGCTTCATGGGGAATTGATTATCACAAGGTTTTACGTGATCGTCTGGAAAAGCTCGAAGCCTTTATCAAGGAGAAAATTCCTGATGCACGAAATAAAGTGATGGTTGATACAGGAGAGCTTTCGGATCGAGCAGTTGCCGAACGCGCCGGGATTGGATTTAGTGGAAAAAATACATCGATCATCACACCGGAATTTGGCTCATATGTGTATCTCGGAGAAATGATTACCAATATACCATTTATTCCTGATGAACCGGTTGATGACAGCTGCGGGACATGCACGAAATGTATTGATGCATGTCCTACTGGTGCGATTGTGGAGGGGGGTCAATTAAATGCTCAGCGTTGTATTGCATTTTTAACGCAAACAAAGGATTATTTACCGGATGAATTCCGCAGCAAAATTGGAAATCGTGTGTATGGTTGTGATACATGTCAGCTGGTATGTCCGAAGAATAAAAGTATCGATTTTCACATTCATCCGGAACTTGAACCAGAACATGACGTAGCAAAACCCAAATTAAAGCCTATGCTGCAGATTTCCAATCGAGCATTTAAAGAAACATTCGGCCATATCGCAGGTTCCTGGAGGGGAAAAAAACCGCTGCAGCGCAATGCGTTAATCGCACTTGGACATTATAAGGATAAAACAGCTGCCGATGAGATGATTGCTGTTATGAATAACGACCCTCGTCCGGTAATCCGGGGCACAGCTGCATGGGCCTTGGGGAAAATCGGCACCTCAGAAGAGGCCATCCACGTAGCAATGGAGAACGAACAGGATGAACAGGTTTTATATGAAATGGAGAAAGGGCTGGAGTTTCAGAAGGAAAGCCAGTAA
- a CDS encoding ABC transporter permease: MLDFFWKDVKLMWRDPTELLMLLAMPFILIVILGFALGGVMNNPSIELHVAMVDQDDEETGMERFERDLASASLPAELSEIAAEIAPKSILQQTMEEDLRDVLTVTAMTEEEAVRALEEGEVEAILTIPEAFSYDNLRHMLLGESVQTTLSIKKAAESQLSGDIFQNMIEQFVHTMNLQSSYANIAMGEEPDLAMEEVSRQETVTERDPISSMEYYTIGMAVMFAFFVASTMSAKSKNELEEKVVNRILLTGQHPLSYLMGKVMATIVIAFIQVSLIISLSSIGLQAFRPYEGDIIAKMLLILLLYALAVGALGSLMIALTVRFEAQSLQEIFSVGVVTILAMLGGSFFPTAGLPDLVKTLGAWTPNGAAMKAFMLTNQGLPMNEIAPYLGRLVLFALVIFLISIMVFPKRRVQA, from the coding sequence ATGCTTGATTTTTTCTGGAAAGATGTCAAGTTAATGTGGCGGGACCCCACAGAACTGCTTATGCTATTAGCCATGCCATTTATTTTAATTGTGATATTGGGGTTTGCTTTAGGAGGGGTGATGAATAACCCATCCATTGAACTACATGTTGCCATGGTAGACCAAGATGATGAAGAGACAGGTATGGAGCGGTTCGAACGTGATCTCGCATCAGCGTCATTACCAGCAGAACTTAGCGAAATAGCGGCGGAGATTGCACCCAAGTCTATCCTGCAACAGACCATGGAAGAGGATCTGCGCGATGTATTGACTGTAACGGCTATGACAGAGGAAGAAGCAGTCCGTGCTCTGGAGGAAGGAGAGGTGGAGGCGATCCTAACCATTCCTGAAGCATTTAGCTATGATAACTTGCGACATATGCTATTAGGGGAATCGGTCCAAACCACCCTTTCGATAAAAAAAGCAGCCGAAAGCCAGTTATCGGGTGATATTTTTCAAAATATGATTGAACAATTCGTGCACACGATGAATCTGCAATCGTCTTATGCAAACATTGCGATGGGGGAAGAGCCAGATCTGGCCATGGAAGAAGTGAGCAGACAGGAGACGGTGACTGAACGGGATCCAATATCGTCTATGGAATACTACACGATTGGTATGGCGGTCATGTTTGCCTTCTTTGTTGCTTCCACCATGTCGGCGAAGAGTAAAAATGAGTTGGAGGAAAAGGTGGTTAATCGTATTCTGTTAACCGGACAGCATCCTTTATCTTATTTGATGGGGAAGGTCATGGCTACGATAGTGATCGCGTTTATCCAAGTTTCTCTTATTATTTCATTATCATCGATTGGTTTACAGGCGTTTCGACCGTATGAGGGGGATATCATCGCAAAGATGCTGCTTATCTTACTATTATATGCCTTAGCGGTAGGTGCGCTTGGCAGTCTGATGATTGCGTTGACGGTCCGCTTTGAGGCGCAATCGTTACAAGAAATATTCTCGGTGGGTGTTGTAACGATTCTGGCGATGTTAGGGGGCAGCTTCTTTCCGACAGCCGGTTTGCCTGACCTGGTTAAAACATTAGGGGCATGGACGCCAAACGGGGCAGCGATGAAGGCGTTTATGCTGACGAATCAAGGGTTGCCTATGAATGAAATTGCCCCTTATTTAGGAAGATTAGTTCTATTTGCGCTAGTTATCTTCCTCATCAGCATCATGGTCTTTCCGAAAAGGAGGGTGCAGGCATGA
- a CDS encoding ABC-ATPase domain-containing protein translates to MKKLLQQLKQLDNKSYKAYKDIQGKYSYNQFDLFIDYVQGDPFATPSKIRVVIPREQRNVENDWLKTTSRKTATEDAFARIVGKTIANSRFTIKGSGKSGAILFDSPGQEVLERSAVQINAAAITVCISVGLPANGRRINGREAEKLFSQAIPTIIQNSIFTMKDEQIIQAIELADKQDAIREEMRNNNWIAFIANGSILPRASGISNRPLQKAIPFQSPKENEVAVTIPHQSEPIKGMAIKKGITLIVGGGYHGKSTILQAIERGVYAHALGDGREYVITDSDAVKIRAEDGRQITGVNISPFITNLPHGQDTQFFSTENASGSTSQAANVMETLEAGATSLLIDEDTSATNFMIRDHRMQQLVKKNKEPITPFIDKIKQMRDQLDVSTILVMGGSGDYFAVADSVIMMEAYVPYNVTSRAKEIMESDPLKRDAFADEAFGDVTNRYFQQNTLQTKKGNKAKTQAKGLTKIIMGKTDIDFDDTEQLVDASQTRMIAEIIQFLDRTNGLQHKSMHKLLDEVEQQMDKQGLASFTTFKNQHPGDIARPRRYEIAAVLNRIRTANVQQR, encoded by the coding sequence ATGAAAAAGTTATTACAGCAACTAAAACAACTGGATAATAAAAGTTATAAAGCGTACAAAGATATACAGGGGAAGTACAGCTATAATCAATTTGATTTATTTATCGATTACGTGCAGGGGGATCCTTTTGCCACACCATCGAAAATACGTGTGGTTATCCCTCGCGAGCAGCGCAATGTAGAAAATGACTGGCTCAAGACTACATCAAGAAAAACTGCTACCGAAGATGCATTTGCACGGATCGTTGGCAAAACGATTGCGAATTCTAGGTTTACCATTAAAGGATCTGGTAAAAGTGGAGCGATTCTTTTTGATAGTCCTGGTCAGGAGGTATTGGAACGAAGCGCTGTACAAATAAACGCAGCAGCGATTACGGTATGTATTTCTGTAGGCCTTCCTGCTAATGGTCGTCGTATCAATGGAAGGGAAGCAGAGAAATTATTTTCTCAAGCCATTCCAACGATTATACAAAATTCCATTTTCACGATGAAAGATGAACAAATCATCCAGGCTATAGAGCTCGCAGATAAACAAGATGCGATTCGAGAAGAGATGCGCAACAACAATTGGATTGCTTTTATTGCAAATGGATCAATTTTACCGCGGGCAAGTGGTATTAGCAATCGACCGTTACAAAAAGCAATCCCTTTTCAGAGCCCGAAAGAAAACGAGGTGGCTGTGACTATTCCCCATCAATCTGAACCAATAAAGGGAATGGCGATAAAAAAAGGAATCACGTTAATTGTTGGTGGTGGTTATCACGGGAAAAGCACAATCTTGCAGGCAATTGAACGTGGCGTATACGCGCATGCGTTAGGGGATGGCCGCGAGTATGTGATTACAGATTCTGATGCTGTTAAAATCCGTGCAGAGGACGGTAGACAAATTACAGGGGTGAATATCTCCCCATTTATTACGAATTTACCTCATGGGCAGGATACGCAATTTTTCTCCACGGAAAATGCGAGTGGTAGTACGTCCCAGGCTGCAAATGTGATGGAAACATTAGAAGCTGGTGCAACGTCATTATTAATTGATGAAGATACGAGTGCAACAAACTTTATGATTCGTGATCACCGCATGCAGCAATTGGTGAAAAAGAATAAAGAGCCAATCACGCCTTTTATTGATAAAATCAAACAAATGCGTGACCAGCTTGATGTATCAACCATACTGGTAATGGGCGGTTCCGGGGACTACTTTGCAGTGGCTGATTCGGTTATTATGATGGAAGCGTATGTCCCATATAACGTAACAAGTAGAGCGAAGGAAATCATGGAAAGCGATCCGTTGAAACGGGATGCATTCGCAGATGAAGCATTTGGGGATGTTACGAATCGCTATTTTCAGCAAAATACCCTGCAAACAAAAAAGGGGAATAAGGCTAAAACACAGGCCAAAGGTTTAACAAAAATTATTATGGGAAAAACAGATATTGATTTTGACGATACCGAACAATTAGTTGATGCCTCGCAAACTAGGATGATTGCGGAAATTATTCAGTTTCTGGATCGTACAAATGGCTTGCAGCATAAATCAATGCATAAACTCTTGGATGAAGTCGAACAGCAAATGGATAAACAAGGGTTAGCTTCGTTCACGACATTTAAAAATCAACATCCCGGCGATATTGCTCGCCCGCGCAGGTATGAAATCGCGGCTGTGTTGAACCGGATTCGTACGGCAAACGTTCAGCAAAGATAG
- the dat gene encoding D-amino-acid transaminase, producing MSVYPIIMAQETFTHRDHLTYPYEERGLQFGDGVYEVIRIYHGEYYLLNEHVDRLYRSAEAVKIKITSTKEELTNLLIELLARNDMTTDGKLYLQITRGSAPRDHVFPVDVPANIYAYISDAPRNTTNLENGVSVITKRDVRWEYCYIKSLNLLPNVLAKQEAKEQGSYEAILHKDGMVTECSSSNVYLVKDGKIYTHPATYQILHGCVRMRIEQFAKDLSIPFHEEGFSIEDIPLADELFLSSSTSEIIPIVHVDSQQIANGKPGNVTRQLQEAYVEDAAIKERSMKH from the coding sequence ATGTCCGTTTATCCGATTATTATGGCACAAGAAACCTTTACCCATCGTGACCATTTAACCTATCCATATGAAGAACGTGGCTTGCAATTTGGCGATGGTGTATATGAAGTTATTCGAATCTATCATGGTGAATATTACTTATTAAACGAGCATGTGGATCGTCTTTATCGCTCTGCAGAAGCTGTAAAAATAAAGATTACATCAACAAAAGAAGAGCTTACCAATTTATTAATCGAATTATTGGCTAGAAATGATATGACAACAGATGGGAAGCTTTACTTACAAATAACTCGTGGTTCGGCACCGCGTGATCATGTTTTTCCAGTAGATGTACCTGCAAATATATATGCCTATATCTCGGATGCACCCCGTAATACCACTAACTTAGAAAATGGGGTTTCAGTGATCACAAAGCGCGATGTTCGCTGGGAATATTGCTATATTAAAAGCTTGAATCTACTGCCAAATGTGCTTGCAAAGCAGGAGGCAAAAGAACAAGGAAGCTATGAAGCTATCTTGCACAAAGATGGAATGGTAACAGAATGCAGTTCATCAAATGTGTATTTGGTTAAAGATGGAAAAATTTACACACATCCGGCTACCTATCAAATTCTACACGGTTGTGTTCGCATGCGTATTGAGCAATTCGCCAAAGACCTTTCCATTCCGTTTCATGAGGAGGGATTCTCCATCGAGGATATCCCACTTGCTGATGAACTTTTCTTATCTAGCAGTACATCGGAAATTATTCCGATTGTTCACGTGGATAGCCAGCAGATTGCCAACGGAAAACCCGGCAACGTAACAAGACAATTGCAGGAAGCTTATGTAGAAGATGCAGCTATTAAAGAACGTAGCATGAAACATTAG
- a CDS encoding hotdog domain-containing protein, with product MPLNVGDNITFERRFTEKDVALFTQVSGDEGSHHVTPDEKGRLVVQGLLTATLPTKVGGDYNVMARNMNFEFLRPVFTSDTITCDVEIVKYEKQPNDRTAIMATFLCKNQNAKEVLKGDFSGVIL from the coding sequence ATGCCTTTAAACGTAGGGGACAATATTACATTTGAACGACGTTTTACTGAAAAAGATGTTGCATTATTTACGCAAGTATCAGGGGATGAAGGCTCTCATCATGTTACTCCTGATGAAAAGGGAAGACTGGTTGTTCAAGGATTATTAACGGCAACACTGCCAACAAAAGTAGGTGGGGATTATAATGTAATGGCTCGTAATATGAACTTTGAGTTTTTAAGACCTGTATTTACAAGTGATACCATTACATGTGATGTGGAAATTGTAAAGTACGAAAAGCAACCAAATGACCGAACAGCTATCATGGCAACTTTTCTATGTAAAAATCAGAATGCAAAAGAAGTATTAAAAGGGGATTTTTCAGGAGTAATTCTGTAA
- a CDS encoding Crp/Fnr family transcriptional regulator, whose product MVEPLLKRLDTYDYDMLIAHSKLTEIKKGAYIYTEKTPSNYLYFIHQGNIRILKEIGDGKEITIFSRWKDDIFGEMGVFSGETYSTTAKAQKNSFIYYISKGKLNALLAQNGRMSLQFTKWVATSLESSNAKMRDYVAFGSEGAIASVFIRYSNMYGIVTTEGICITEPVRITDISKQIGISRETVSRVVKKWKQKGIIKNDNKYFLIKDMHYFRKLLGCQYCGVTNCVI is encoded by the coding sequence ATGGTGGAACCTTTACTAAAAAGATTAGATACCTATGATTATGATATGCTTATAGCTCATTCGAAGTTAACCGAAATCAAAAAAGGAGCGTATATCTATACCGAAAAAACGCCTTCCAATTATTTATATTTCATACATCAGGGAAATATACGCATTTTAAAAGAAATAGGAGATGGAAAAGAGATAACTATTTTCTCACGATGGAAAGATGATATTTTTGGAGAAATGGGAGTTTTCAGTGGAGAAACATATTCCACTACAGCAAAAGCTCAAAAAAATTCCTTTATCTATTATATTAGTAAAGGGAAACTTAACGCTCTTCTTGCGCAAAACGGTAGAATGAGCTTGCAATTTACCAAATGGGTTGCAACATCCCTGGAATCAAGTAACGCCAAAATGCGTGATTATGTTGCTTTTGGATCAGAGGGGGCTATCGCTTCTGTGTTTATTCGTTATTCGAACATGTATGGTATCGTAACAACAGAAGGGATTTGTATTACCGAGCCTGTTAGGATAACAGATATTAGTAAACAAATCGGAATCTCTCGTGAAACAGTCAGCCGTGTAGTGAAAAAGTGGAAGCAAAAAGGAATTATTAAAAACGATAACAAATATTTTTTGATAAAGGATATGCATTATTTCCGAAAATTGCTAGGTTGTCAATATTGTGGTGTGACGAATTGTGTTATTTAG
- a CDS encoding S9 family peptidase: MSDSKRAITTADITQIDVFSDPKFTPDGDAFTYVSTTINDNNDYESHLFFQHLNEDVAKQWTFGDGKNSNPSISPDGKKVVFQSNRSGLMQLWMLYTDGGEARQLTTFKNGAGNPNWSKDGRYIIFSASLDADDDVQRQTEPSKEERQKEKETQKKQPLVIKRLDHKSDANGFHDTKRAQLILFDTENDTITQLTTEDADHTYQDISPDGNTILFAANLNEDADYENTNDLYLFHRSTKTITKLTDGQGVYHSASFSPNGDKIACFGHEYTHAGATQNELYIFDVETNRRTCLSEAWDMQLGDVMIGDMRLGNSTTGPIWSKDETRIFFIASDFGATGLYQVTVDGDLNVRYKKDNHVFGFSYDAESETFILGISTPTNPCNFYQLKNDDELKRLTNANATFLDEVAIVEPEALTATAEDGWEIQGWLLRPYGFEEGKKYPFILEIHGGPHMMYGRSFFHEMQLLAAKGYVVLYTNPRGSYGYGQAYVDAVRSDYGGGDYTDLMSAVDYALENYSFIDDTRLGVTGGSYGGFMTNWIVGHTNRFKAAVTQRSISNWLSFYGVSDIGYFFTKWELGKNIMEDPEQLWNFSPLKYAENVETPLLILHSEQDYRCPIEQGEQLFTTLKHLRKNVEFVRFPDASHELSRSGKPEMRMERLNHICRWFETYL; this comes from the coding sequence ATGAGCGATTCAAAACGAGCAATAACAACAGCTGACATCACACAAATTGATGTATTCAGTGATCCCAAGTTCACCCCGGATGGGGATGCATTTACATATGTTTCAACAACTATCAATGATAATAATGACTATGAATCTCATCTGTTTTTTCAACATTTGAATGAAGACGTAGCAAAGCAATGGACATTTGGTGATGGTAAGAATAGCAACCCCAGCATTTCACCTGATGGTAAGAAGGTTGTATTTCAATCCAATCGAAGTGGGCTTATGCAGCTTTGGATGCTTTATACAGATGGAGGAGAAGCAAGACAATTAACAACGTTTAAGAATGGTGCAGGAAATCCTAATTGGTCAAAGGACGGGAGATACATCATTTTCAGTGCTTCTCTGGATGCGGATGACGACGTACAAAGACAAACGGAACCATCAAAAGAAGAACGTCAAAAAGAAAAGGAAACACAAAAGAAACAGCCACTAGTGATAAAACGTCTAGATCATAAATCAGATGCCAACGGCTTTCATGATACTAAACGCGCCCAACTCATTTTATTTGATACAGAGAACGATACAATCACCCAGTTAACAACCGAAGATGCGGATCACACTTATCAGGATATTTCACCTGATGGCAATACTATCCTATTTGCAGCTAACTTAAATGAAGATGCAGATTATGAAAATACGAATGATTTATACCTATTTCACCGATCAACCAAAACGATAACCAAACTTACGGATGGACAAGGCGTATATCATAGTGCCAGTTTTTCTCCAAATGGGGACAAAATTGCTTGCTTTGGTCATGAATATACACATGCCGGAGCGACACAGAATGAGCTCTATATATTCGATGTAGAGACAAACAGGCGCACTTGCCTCAGTGAAGCGTGGGATATGCAACTTGGTGATGTCATGATTGGTGACATGAGACTGGGAAATTCTACAACGGGTCCGATTTGGTCAAAAGATGAAACCCGCATCTTCTTTATCGCTAGTGATTTTGGTGCGACCGGCCTCTACCAAGTAACCGTAGATGGTGATTTAAACGTACGTTATAAAAAGGATAATCATGTATTTGGGTTTTCCTATGATGCTGAATCAGAAACATTCATTCTTGGAATCAGTACACCAACCAACCCATGTAATTTTTATCAATTGAAAAATGACGATGAATTGAAGCGTCTAACCAATGCGAATGCAACATTTCTGGATGAAGTAGCAATCGTTGAACCGGAAGCGTTAACCGCCACTGCAGAAGATGGCTGGGAAATACAAGGATGGCTCCTACGTCCATACGGATTTGAAGAAGGTAAAAAATATCCATTCATACTGGAGATTCATGGTGGACCACATATGATGTATGGCCGATCCTTCTTCCACGAAATGCAACTACTGGCAGCGAAGGGATACGTGGTACTATATACCAACCCAAGAGGGAGTTATGGATATGGGCAAGCATATGTAGACGCTGTTCGTTCTGATTACGGTGGGGGCGATTATACCGACTTAATGAGCGCCGTTGATTATGCGCTAGAAAACTATAGCTTCATTGATGACACGCGACTTGGTGTAACCGGAGGAAGTTATGGCGGGTTTATGACCAACTGGATTGTTGGGCACACTAATCGTTTTAAAGCTGCAGTAACCCAACGATCCATCAGTAATTGGTTAAGCTTTTATGGCGTAAGTGACATTGGTTACTTTTTCACGAAATGGGAACTTGGTAAGAATATAATGGAAGATCCTGAGCAACTATGGAATTTCTCTCCACTGAAATACGCAGAAAATGTGGAAACACCATTATTAATTTTACACAGCGAACAGGACTATCGCTGTCCAATAGAACAAGGGGAGCAGTTATTTACTACACTGAAACATTTGCGCAAAAATGTTGAATTTGTCCGTTTCCCGGATGCAAGTCACGAATTAAGCCGAAGCGGAAAACCGGAAATGCGAATGGAACGCTTGAACCATATTTGTCGTTGGTTTGAAACGTATTTATAA
- a CDS encoding ISL3 family transposase: MQLNSNIHLPGFEAFTIQKSEEVDGIYYLHVDREVKNHRCPACGAYTSNVHDYRVQKIQHTRIFGRQVYVFYRKRRYVCRSGCGKRFYEDNPLVERYQRQSMEMKQAVAMELIHGKSFRDVAHRFDTSPTTVIRRFDYITAPLLDETQTLPDVIAIDEYKGDAGGETYQTIIADPVNRKPLEILADRRKETVKNYLRKHGERVKMVVMDMSHSFKAAVDQALGHPIIIADRFHFCRYIYWALERVRRQEQNAFDDYDRKKCKRMKHVFYKQPETLTDKQAWYLERYLQKSAYLKRAYQLKEAYRLWFETAKENGSKHLGATKAHLYEFYDLVRESGVTEFEQAIGTLQNWQKEIMNTFGFELHNGYIEGINNQTKVLKRNAFGFKRFDRFRAKVLLHHQYKKLDIRVA, encoded by the coding sequence GTGCAATTGAATTCTAACATTCATTTACCAGGATTTGAAGCCTTTACGATCCAAAAGTCAGAAGAAGTTGACGGCATCTATTATCTTCATGTTGATAGGGAAGTAAAAAACCATCGTTGTCCGGCTTGTGGTGCTTATACATCAAATGTCCATGATTACCGGGTACAAAAGATTCAACATACCCGTATATTTGGCAGACAGGTTTATGTTTTCTATCGTAAGCGACGCTATGTTTGCCGATCCGGTTGCGGGAAGCGTTTTTATGAGGATAACCCCTTAGTGGAGCGTTATCAGCGACAGTCCATGGAGATGAAACAGGCCGTAGCGATGGAGCTTATTCACGGAAAAAGTTTCAGGGATGTTGCTCATCGATTTGATACATCCCCAACCACCGTTATTCGACGGTTCGATTATATTACGGCCCCGCTGTTGGATGAAACACAAACATTACCGGATGTGATTGCCATTGATGAATACAAAGGGGATGCCGGTGGAGAAACATATCAGACGATTATTGCCGATCCCGTAAATAGAAAACCGTTGGAAATACTGGCAGACCGTAGGAAAGAAACGGTAAAGAATTATTTACGGAAACATGGTGAACGCGTAAAGATGGTCGTGATGGATATGAGCCATTCGTTTAAGGCCGCTGTTGATCAAGCTTTGGGGCATCCTATTATCATCGCGGATCGCTTCCATTTTTGTCGGTATATCTATTGGGCTTTAGAAAGGGTCAGAAGACAGGAACAAAATGCTTTTGATGATTATGATCGCAAAAAATGTAAACGGATGAAACATGTATTTTATAAACAGCCGGAGACATTAACAGACAAACAAGCCTGGTATCTGGAACGATACTTACAAAAATCCGCCTATTTGAAACGGGCTTACCAACTTAAAGAGGCTTATCGATTATGGTTTGAGACAGCTAAAGAGAATGGCTCGAAACACTTGGGTGCAACGAAAGCGCATCTTTATGAATTCTATGACCTAGTTCGAGAATCGGGTGTTACGGAATTTGAACAGGCTATCGGGACCCTGCAGAATTGGCAGAAGGAAATTATGAATACGTTTGGTTTTGAACTGCATAACGGCTATATTGAGGGGATTAATAACCAAACCAAGGTTCTTAAGCGTAATGCATTTGGCTTTAAACGATTTGATCGCTTTCGGGCGAAGGTATTACTGCATCATCAATATAAAAAGCTGGATATTCGGGTGGCATAA